GAGCAGCGAATCCGTCAGCCGGCTGTAGAAGTCGAGCCCCGCAGCGTTGACCGGGCCGCCGTCTGGCCGGATCCGCGCCCAGGAGGTGGAGAACCGGTAGGAGTCCAGGTTCAGTGACTTCATGAGGGCCACATCATCATCCATCCGGTGATAGTGGTCGCAGGCGACGTCTCCGGTGTCACCGTTCACCACTGCCCCGGGAATACGGCTGAAAGTGTCCCAGATGGAATCCTTCCGGCCGTCTTCCGAAGCAGCGCCCTCCACCTGGTAGGCGGCGGTCGCCGCACCCCACACGAACCCGGACGGGAATGATGCGTTGTCCGTGGTCATCCCTTCACCGCTCCCTGCATGATTCCTGCAACCAGATGCCGTCCTGCGAGGGCAAAAACGATGAGCAGCGGAATGGTGGAGAGCACCACGCCGGCCAGGACCACCGAGTAGTCCACAAAGCGCGCTGACTGCAGTTGCTGCAGTGCCACCGGCAGGGTGGGGTTCTGCGCATTGAGGACAATGAACGGCCAGAAGAAGTTGGTCCAGGTGGCAACGAAGGTGAACAGTGCCAGCATCGCGGCGGCCGGCCGCGCTGCGGGCAGGGCCACGTGCCAGAAGGCCTGCCACATGTTGGCGCCGTCCATCCGTACGGCTTCGATCAGTTCGTCCGGCAGCGCGTCCTGCAGGTACTGGGTCATCCAGAAGACACCGAAGGCGGTGACCAGCCCCGGAATGATGACGGCTCCCATGGTCCCGGTCCAGCCGAGCTTGGACATCACGATAAACAGCGGAATGACACCGAGCTGGGTGGGTACGGCCATCGTGGCCACTACGAAGACCAGCAGTGCCTTGCTGCCCCGGAAGCGCAGCTTCGCGAAGGCGAAACCGGCCAGGGAGGAGAAGATCACCACGGAAGCGGCCGTCACGGTGGAAACCAGGATGCTGTTGCCCAGGGCTTTCCAGAACGGGATGGTATCCAGCACGGTGGCCGCGTTTGCGAAGAAGTTGCCGCCGGGAATCAGCGGGACTCCCTTGACGATCGCCGTGCTGTCATGGCTGGCCACCAGGACGGACCAGAGGATGGGGAGGGCAGAGCCGAGAATCACGGCCCCCAGCAGCCCGTAGGTAACGAAGCCCGGTCGCCGGTTGTATCCGCCGGTTTTCCGCCCGCCCCGTGCCGGGTGCGGCGGCTGCGCACCGCCGCGGTTCCGACGGCGCCGGGCGGTTTCGGCGGCGCGTTTGCCTGCCGTTTGTTCGACCATGGGTACGGAGGTCATTTCCGTCCTCCCTGCGAGGCAATGCGGCGGGTGATGAGGAAATTGAGGGCCGCGATGAGCACGATGATGACGAACAGCAGCCAGGCGACGGCGGACGCGCGGCCAAGGTTGCGCTGTCCCCAGCCCAGTTCCCAGATGTACATGGTGAGGGTCTGCCATTGCCGGTCGGCCCCGCCCAGGCCGTAGGCGTCAAAGACGCGCGGCTCGTCGAAAATCTGCAGGCCGCCGATGGTGGCGGTAATGACGACAAAGATGATGGTGGGCCGCAGCATGGGAACGGTTACCGAGATGAACTGCCGCCAGCGGCTGGCGCCGTCGAGAATCGCCGCTTCATACATGTCCCGCGGCACGGCCTGCATGGCAGCCAGGAAGATCAGGGCGTTGTAACCTGTCCAGCGGAAATCGACCATGGTGGCGATGGCGATGTGGCTTGCCAGGGTGTTGGAGTGCCACGGAACGGGATCCAGGCCGATGGACGTCAACAGCCCGTTGATGGCGCCGGACTGGTCAGCGAAGACATTGCCGAAGATCAGGCCCACTGCCACGGGGGCAACCACGTAGGGAACCAGCACGCCCATACGCCAGAACGTCTTGGCACGCAGGTTCGCATCCAGGACGGCGGCAATGCCGATTGCCAGGATGATCTGCGGAACCGCCGAGATCAGGAAGATGCTGAAGGTGTTGCCTACCGCATTCCAGAAGTAAGGCTGCGAGAGGACGAACGTGAAGTTCTCCGCGCCGCTGAATCCAAGGTTGCCGCCGATCAGGTTCCAGTTATGCAGCGAGACCCATCCGGTGTAGATCAGCGGGAACAGCCCGACAATCGCAAACAGGATGAAAAACGGTGAAATGTAGAGGTACGGGGAGACTTTTACGTCCCAACGGGCCAGCCGGCTGCTGAACCCTACCCGGCGTACCGGTGTCCGCGCTGCCGGCGGTTTAACGGTGACAGCCATGGCTATCTTCCTAACGTCCAAGGGGTGTCGAAGTGTGGTTCCGGTGCCTGCGGCCGCTCTTACGCGGCCGCAGGCACCGGACGCCTGTGGATGCTACTGGAGCGCTTCGACTCCGGTGACGAACTTCTTCCACGAAGACTCGGGGTCATCGGATTTGAGGACGTCTACCCGGTCCAGCGCCTGCTGCATCGAGTCATTGATGGCGAAGTAGTTCTGTCCCTTGAACGGGGTAACAGTCACGGCTTCAGCGCGGTCGGCAAGGATCTCGCCCACCGGAGCGTCATTGAAGAACGCGTTGGTTGAGCCCGTCAGCTCTTCCATCTCGTAGGCCTCGACCTGGCTGGGGAAGGTGCCCTTGGAGGCAAAAGCCTTGATCTGCTGCTCCGGAGCGGTGAGCCACTGTGCCAGCTTGATGGCCTCTTCCTGGTTCTTTCCCTGCGTGGGAACGGTCAGGTAGGAGCCGCCCCAGTTTCCGCCGCCGCCCGGGAAGACGTTGGCGATGTCCCAGCCTTCGACACCGGCAGCGTTGCCCTCGATGCTGCCCAGCATCCAGCCCGGGCAGAAGGTGGTGGCGAAGGCACCGCTCTGGAAGCCTGCCTCATAATCGTCGGACCACAGCTGCAGGTGAGCGGAGAGATCCTTGTCCACGGAGTTCTCGAGCACCTGGTTGTAGATGTCCTTCACTTCGGGGTTCTCGGTGGCGATGACCGTTCCGTCGTTTTCCTCGTAGGCGTTCTCGACCTGGTTGATCATGCCCTGGTAGGCGGACATTGCGGAGTCGTACCAGGCGGCGTCGGACTTCGCCGTGAACTGTTCGCCGATTTCGAAGTAGTGGTCCCAGTCGCCTTCGAGCAGCTCCGCAACTTCCTCGCGGTCCGTCGGCAGGCCCGCTGCTGCGAACAGGTCCGAGCGGTAGCAGATAGCCTGCGGGCCGACGTCGGTGCCGTAGCCGATCAGCTTTCCATCCTCCGTGGTCGCGCCCTCGACCTTCCAGTCCAGCCAGCGGCCTTCCACCTCGGGGCTGGCCAGGTCCGCGAACTGGTCCGGGTACTGCTTGAGTTCCGGCAGCCAGTCCACTTCGATGCCCTCGATGTCCGAGAGGCCCGAACCGGCAGCGAGCTTGGTGTTCAGGTTGTCCCGGGCATTGTTGGAGGTGGCCTTCTTGTCATGCACGATCTTGATGTCGGGGTTCGCCTCCTGGTACTCCTCGAGCAGCTCCTCGTAGCCCCACTCGTTGAAGGTGCTGATGCTGAGCGTGACCTGGCCGTCCCCTCCTTCGGAAGCTCCGTCGTCTCCCCCGCCGCATGCGGTCAGGAGAAGGGCTGCGGCTGCAACGGATGCGGCAAGCGCAGGTCCGCGGCGTGCACGGCCGGCGGAAGTGGGTTTGGTACTCATTGCTGACTCCTTTGTCATAATCCGGGTGTCGAAGCACGAGTGTCCGCGGTACCTCCGCGTTCCGTGCCGCTGCCTTACGGATGCGCCCTGCTGCCGAACCGGCCGCCAAGAAAAATGGTGGGAGCGCTCCCACAAGCGATGAGCCAATCGTGATGTGTGCTGAATCACATGTCAAGTGGGAGCGCTCCCACACTTTTCGTAGAAGTGATCCCAGCTGCGTATCCGCAGGTCAAACCGCAGATGGCGGCCCGGCGGTTACAAAATCGTTACCGAGGGATGCCTCCGCGCACGGCTCCTGCGGGCGCAAAAAGGCCCGGACCAATCGGTCCGGGCCTGCTTGCGCTGAACATTCTCCAGCCGGGGCTTCGACGGCTACTCGACCGCGCCTGCACCTTCCACGTTCGGCTTCGGTGCGGTGACGCGGCGGCCCTCCGCGGGACCGGTGTGGCGGCCGGAGTGTTCGACGACGTCGGATGCACGTGCGGTCTCGGCGTTGCGCTCCGGTACGGCGCCGGCTTCGGTTGCTGAAGCAGTGGCTTCGGTGCTGCTGTCCTTGCCGTCGTCCTCCTCGTCATCATCCTTGGTTGCGGCCTTGTGGGACTGGCGCAGAACCTCAATGACAATCGGAATCACGGAGAGCACCACCACGGCCACGAAGATCAGGTCGAGGTTTTCCCGGACAAAGGGCACACGGTCACCGAGGACGTAGCCCAGGAGGGTCACGCCGACGCCCCAGACGAACGCGCCCACCGCGTTGAACGAGACGAACGCCTTGTAGTTCATCTCGGCAACACCGGCCACCACCGGGGTGAAGGTCCGAACCACAGGTACGAACCGGGCCAGGATCACGGCTTTGCCGCCGTGGTGGTCAAAGAACACCTGGGCGCGTCTTACGTTCTCCCGTTTGAAGAGCCTGCTGTCCGGCCGGTTGAAGACGGCGGGGCCGGCCTTCCTGCCAATGTAATAGCCCGTCTGGTCCCCTACGAAGGCGCTGATGAAGACCAGGACAGCAAGCAGCCACACGTTAATGTCGATGGTGCCCGTAGCCACCAGGAGCCCGGCGGTAAACAGGAGGGAATCCCCCGGCAGGAAGAAGCCGATAAGCAGCCCGGTTTCTGCAAACACGATGCCGCAGACCATCAGGACCACCCACGGTGCGAGGGCCGGGTCGGCAAGGAATACCTGGGGGTCCAGCCACTCAGGCAAAAGGGAAGACGTTGGAGGGCGGACAGGACCGGAGACGGCTGTGGCCGCAGAGAGAGTCACCTCACTAGGGTACGCCACGGCCTCCGGCCGATCCCCGACTGTCTGTAAGTTCGGTCCGCAGGGCGGTCTGCCTACCGGGACCGCCGGAATCCTTGACAGCCGAACGCATGGCGGGATTACCTAATGAACATTCGGTAAAGAAAAGAGGTCCCATGGCTGACACCGAGGTTCCCCGGGTCACATCCCCTGCCCATCCTCTCCTGGTCGACGACGCCGCCTCGGCTTGGATGGGCATCGATGTGGTGGAAACCGGCTCCGGCACGGCACGTATTTCGATGCTTCTCCGCCCGCAGATGGTCAACGGTTTCGGCATCGGGCACGGCGGGATGGTCTTCGCGTTTGCCGACACGGCCTTCGCCCTGGCCTGCAATCCGGAAGACGGCGGGCCGGCACGGGAACGGGAACACATCACGGTGGCTGCCGGTGCCGACGTCACCTTCCTGGCTCCGGCCAGGGCGGGTGACCGGCTGACTGC
This genomic stretch from Arthrobacter sp. zg-Y1110 harbors:
- a CDS encoding carbohydrate ABC transporter permease; this encodes MTSVPMVEQTAGKRAAETARRRRNRGGAQPPHPARGGRKTGGYNRRPGFVTYGLLGAVILGSALPILWSVLVASHDSTAIVKGVPLIPGGNFFANAATVLDTIPFWKALGNSILVSTVTAASVVIFSSLAGFAFAKLRFRGSKALLVFVVATMAVPTQLGVIPLFIVMSKLGWTGTMGAVIIPGLVTAFGVFWMTQYLQDALPDELIEAVRMDGANMWQAFWHVALPAARPAAAMLALFTFVATWTNFFWPFIVLNAQNPTLPVALQQLQSARFVDYSVVLAGVVLSTIPLLIVFALAGRHLVAGIMQGAVKG
- a CDS encoding carbohydrate ABC transporter permease; translated protein: MAVTVKPPAARTPVRRVGFSSRLARWDVKVSPYLYISPFFILFAIVGLFPLIYTGWVSLHNWNLIGGNLGFSGAENFTFVLSQPYFWNAVGNTFSIFLISAVPQIILAIGIAAVLDANLRAKTFWRMGVLVPYVVAPVAVGLIFGNVFADQSGAINGLLTSIGLDPVPWHSNTLASHIAIATMVDFRWTGYNALIFLAAMQAVPRDMYEAAILDGASRWRQFISVTVPMLRPTIIFVVITATIGGLQIFDEPRVFDAYGLGGADRQWQTLTMYIWELGWGQRNLGRASAVAWLLFVIIVLIAALNFLITRRIASQGGRK
- a CDS encoding ABC transporter substrate-binding protein, which gives rise to MSTKPTSAGRARRGPALAASVAAAALLLTACGGGDDGASEGGDGQVTLSISTFNEWGYEELLEEYQEANPDIKIVHDKKATSNNARDNLNTKLAAGSGLSDIEGIEVDWLPELKQYPDQFADLASPEVEGRWLDWKVEGATTEDGKLIGYGTDVGPQAICYRSDLFAAAGLPTDREEVAELLEGDWDHYFEIGEQFTAKSDAAWYDSAMSAYQGMINQVENAYEENDGTVIATENPEVKDIYNQVLENSVDKDLSAHLQLWSDDYEAGFQSGAFATTFCPGWMLGSIEGNAAGVEGWDIANVFPGGGGNWGGSYLTVPTQGKNQEEAIKLAQWLTAPEQQIKAFASKGTFPSQVEAYEMEELTGSTNAFFNDAPVGEILADRAEAVTVTPFKGQNYFAINDSMQQALDRVDVLKSDDPESSWKKFVTGVEALQ
- a CDS encoding DedA family protein, yielding MTLSAATAVSGPVRPPTSSLLPEWLDPQVFLADPALAPWVVLMVCGIVFAETGLLIGFFLPGDSLLFTAGLLVATGTIDINVWLLAVLVFISAFVGDQTGYYIGRKAGPAVFNRPDSRLFKRENVRRAQVFFDHHGGKAVILARFVPVVRTFTPVVAGVAEMNYKAFVSFNAVGAFVWGVGVTLLGYVLGDRVPFVRENLDLIFVAVVVLSVIPIVIEVLRQSHKAATKDDDEEDDGKDSSTEATASATEAGAVPERNAETARASDVVEHSGRHTGPAEGRRVTAPKPNVEGAGAVE
- a CDS encoding hotdog fold thioesterase, producing MADTEVPRVTSPAHPLLVDDAASAWMGIDVVETGSGTARISMLLRPQMVNGFGIGHGGMVFAFADTAFALACNPEDGGPAREREHITVAAGADVTFLAPARAGDRLTASAEHRAGNGRSGVYDVEVRSERPDGTAAVVALFRGRSRTIPNPARTPSGASTEGRP